From Daucus carota subsp. sativus chromosome 6, DH1 v3.0, whole genome shotgun sequence:
ttaaaatctcaattgaataccaccagattttgttgcgtaatttaaaattataattaaatatcttaagattttaatggatttcaaacaatctcaatcgaatacccttgGATTTCattaatgcaaaaaaatgctttaaaatctcaatccaatacacccctctaagttGAGTACCATTAAAACATTAGTCtattattttagattattttaaCCAATCTCAATTTTTTCAATCTGGTCagttaatatatttagtattatcaaaacacaattttttagaaatttaacaaattttatatgatcaatatcttattattttgaACAATTTTTCAACCAATCTCACATGACTGTGTAGAAGTTATCCCCGCTTCCTGGCGGAATTTCTAAGAAAAAGAGGAGAAAATAAAAATGCTGGCAAAGTTTCAACTTGGTGTTTTGTcctcttttttctcaaaaacaATATTTGTTTATCAGTAGCATCTATACCAGCACTCGAAGGAACAAAAATAAGACTTTACTGCAGTGACCTGTGAAGCGTGAACAATGAGATTGCCTGCTTGGATTATCACGTCGGATTGACAATTGACAACATGAATGACTTAAACAAACATACTTCCAACTCGAGGTTTGTATGTTTACCGTTTACTACTACCAAATTGGCACGTGATATTTGTCCGAACGGTTACTTCAACATGTATAATGACAAATATTGTTTCATGTTATTGTAGAATGGAAAACTACAATAGCTAAAGCTTTGACAACATCACCGTGCCTGTGTAAACTAAGCCAATGTATTTTTTTACTAGTTCCGTGGTCACATAAAGACAACAAAGCGTTCTAGGTTAGTGTTTTTACAGTAACGAATGAAACGTGCTGCTATAGCTGCCGCTGCTAATTGATTGCAACAAACCAGAATACATCCGCAGATTCATCCACACACAATTTTCCAAACGGATGAGAACAGATTTCTAATTCCCTTATAAACACTCCTCAGTCACACTTAATTATCTACTCTAGCTTCTCTTCAGTGAATTGCCTGGTAGCGTGCATGGCTGTGTTACGAATAGTTGTCATATTAGTTTTCGCCATCGTTTCTTTAAATTCAAAATGCAGCTTTTCTTCTTATGAAAGGCCTCCTCCACGAACTTCTGTCTTCGTGTCACGAGACCATAGCCTTGATTCCACCTCCCCAGAACAGGTACATACATACCATCGGACAtgaggggcggatctaggaataTTTTCTTAGGGGGCACCAAACATATTCTCgaaaaacacctatatattttcaGACTTTTAGGGGGACACTtctataatttgtaaaatataaaatgtcaaaaaaaattttagGGGGGCATATGTCCCCATGTCTCTTATTAGATCCGCCCCTGCGGACCCTTGTTTGATGAGCCAATGTATTCAGTTATAAGTGCGCGGAGATGGCTTTATTTTGTACATACATTTTGATCAGGCATTATAGCAACTAATCAGACTTGTAACTGCTACTAACATTACAGGTACACATTTCTTTGGTTGAGAGTGATAAAATGAGAATATCATGGATTACAGAAGATCCTATACAACCAATTGTAACATATGCCACTTCTCCCGGATTAAGCAATGCACATTCAGCAACCGGGACTTCATCTTCTTACAAATTCATATCCTACAGCTCTGGCAACATTCATAATGTTGTCATTGGCCCATTAAACGCCAACACAACATACTACTACCTTTGTGGCCCATCGAACTCCACCGTGTTTAGCTTCAAAACGCCTCCATCTGATTTTCCAATCAAATTTGGAGTTTCAGGTACAACATCTCGGCATCATAAAATGATCAAATTCAATACTAATAAAGCAAATTTCGGTATTAGGCCTAATGGAATAAGCGAATAAATCATAAATTCCAAATGTAGGTGATCTTGGACAAACAGGATGGACTCAAACAACACTTGAACacatatcaaaatcaaactaTGATGTGTTCCTTCTACCAGGGGACTTAGCATATGCAGATTATGATCAGCCATTATGGGATTCTTTTGGTCGACTAGTGCAGCCACTAGCTAGCCAAAGACCATGGATGGTCACACAAGGGAATCACGAAGTGGAGGAGCTTTCAGCAAACCAGACCTTCATATCATACAATGCGAGATGGCGAATGCCTTATGACGAAAGTGCCTCTACCTCTAATCTCTACTATTCCTTTCAAGTTGCAGGTGTTCATATCATAATGTTAGGTTCGTATACTGATTTCAGTGTGGGATCAGAACAATACAATTGGCTTAAATCTGATTTGAGTAAAGTTGACAAGAGCATAACACCTTGGATTGTTGCGGTCATTCATGCACCATGGTACAATTCTAATTTTGCTCATAGAGGCGAGGCTGCATCCGTGGACATGAAGGCTGCAATGGAAGATTTGCTTTACGGAGCTAATGTTGACATTGTGTTTGCAGGACATGTACATGCCTACGAGCGCTTTGTAAGTTTTGGCTGTAAGCAATTCTGTTATATTTCAACGCGAAGGCACTTAACCATTCGTACTTGATGTTTTTAGACCCAAGTTTACATGGATGAAGCAGACAAGTGCGGACCAGTGCATATAACCATTGGAGACGGTGGAAACCACGAAGGCCTCGCTAccaagtaagcagagatattaAGTACTTAGGAACAGAGTGAGTTAAATTAAAGTTATAAGTCACAACACATATTTAACTTGAATGAACTGCAGGTTTATTGATCCACAACCGACTGAGTCATTATTCAGAGAGGCTAGTTTCGGGCACGGGACACTGGAGGTGGTGAATGCAAGTCATGCACTGTGGACGTGGCATCGAAATGATGACGATGAAGCTGTTGTAGCTGATCAACTCTGGTTACAGAGCCTTGTGTCTCATTCTGCAGAGTGTCAGGcttaaactaaatatataatttgatcatTTCGAGCTTGAAAATGTGAATCTCAAGCAAATCCATAGTGTGGACTCTGTTTATCTTGAGCTTAATAAATGTAAAACCACACAATTCAAACGAATGTGCTAGCTCAACATTATTAGTAGCTAATACCCACTGCTCTTTATCTTGTGTGGCCAAATTGGAGGAATTTTACTTGCAATCactctttttttaatatctgGGTCTTCTAAAACTAATGACACTTACAGGAacttacaaaattaattatcaTCCGATATTGATTTCCAAGCTAATCAAACAATTATCAGTAACAAAAATAACTAACCAGCTATTCTTAATTAAATCTGACCAGCTCATTCGATGCATATAGTTCTCACACACCCAAAATTCCAAATCTTGTAATACTAATAAATTTCCAAACACAACGGTACCTTCATAAAATAACTGAGAAACATAAAATTTGATTCAACATAAGCTTGTATGTCTTTTCATTTATGAATATTTGTAGACGCATGCAATTAGCAGTTGATACCGAAACAAACCCCAACGGGCATGATACAGCCACAGTTGTGGCAGCATAGCGTAGGATCAGTCCGGCATTCGTGTCCTTTAGGATAGCACACTCTCTTGCCAGGACTGTTGCTTGGTGCTGGCACTGGGCTCTTGTCAAGTTTGGTTAACCCGTTGGACCTCTTGTTACTGTCATCCACTATTTTCGGATTGATCTTGATTCCGGTATTAGTCTCGGCTGCTGACAATAGCACAACCCCAGCGAGCAAAATTGATATCAACATTAATCTAGACTTGAAGTGAATTTCACAGCCCTTCGTGCTCTCCATTGTAATAAATATTTGCACAACCTTTTGCTAGATTGTGGGCTATACTGTTTTGTGACTTTTGTCCTCTGTAAAAACCCCACTACAGTACTTTCTTCGCTATAAATGGTTACCCCCTTTGGAGCTAATGATAATCAATGTTATGGATGACAAAATGTCATGATGACCCCTTTgtcatacataatttttttcgtTTTTTTCTCTATattagttaatatatatataggagacCCAAAATTTAAGAGTCACCTGGACTAAAAAGAAATACATTTCTAAAacgtaaattaaaaaatttatgatcTTACATAGTGTTTACATAAATTATAGGAAATAACTCAActtttcaatataaatattatttatgaatctTCCAAATTcatcatgaaaaaaatatattaaatatgttagCCTTTCaaagtttttaaaattgttaatcatATTCGAATTTGTTTACGAGTTACATGgaaataataaagatataatttcattgtatttgaaaaaaaaagataattaaatcatatattataaagtttatATATAACTCATGGATGGTCTTAGTTTACGATATCCGACTAAAAGGAAGGAGATGAAAATATGTTTAgacaaaaattatcattaataattttaaatttaatataaatatctaaataagaatcccataaaatatactttatctatcaagagagaaaaataatagctcaaatttattatattttaaatctatttAAATGAGAgagataaataattaatttacaaagtAATTATCATTACTTATTCCAGGGGCAACGATTATCATTATAAAAGTTAGGGAAATTTTTGATGGTACACTCATAgaattggcttttctcaataatatcatcgcatttttgacttctactagTGGTACCCTCGTACTTTTAATTAACTCTCTATGGTATACTCGTGTATTTTTGATCTACTCTCTATTGATTTCAGActgtaaaataaattgtatatttgaaatcattGCGAAAACttacataaaatagacccttaaatcatgtaaaacaaaGTCAAAACGAGTGAGATATTAATGACAAAGTTTGGTTATGAAGTATGAATATATCTCGCTCATTTTGACtttgttttacatgatttaaggtctattttatgtaacttttcgcaaggatttcaaatatacaatttgttttacagtttgaaatcaatagagagtaaattaaaagtacatGAAGGTAGCATaaagagtaaattaaaagtacgagcGTACCATCGAtagaagtcaaaaatgcgaTGGTATCATTGAGAAAAACCAATTGTACGAGTGTACCATTAAAAATTTCCCTAAAAGTTGTAAGATAAAATGGTATATGAATGGAAATAACAAGATATAGTAAGTATTACTGTGGTTTAAGACTCGACAAAGATAAAGAGAATTGAAAAGATTGGTTTAGGAATTTTACTTTTCTATTGTTGGTCGAGCCCGCACGATTTTGGTACTGAACACCTCTCAAAATGCCTCATACTAGTGGAGTTGTCTGGCTCCttatattttaaactaatatGGAACAACTCCTGACAATTTTCCCCTTCACACATCGAGCTCGACAACTGTCCCACATAGGCTGTGGGAGAGGTAGAAAACTAGATAATAAATAATGTGAACAACTCCaatagtatgaggccttttgagAGTTATCCAAAAATAAAGTCGTGCACGCTCAGCCCAAAACTGACAATATCATTCATTCTATTATGGAGTTATGGCTCGCTAAACTGGCCCAACAAGTGGTATTAGAGCCAAGTTGGAACAGTCTGTGTCAATCTGCGATGGACTCCAAGACGGGCCTAGGAAGAGGCAGAAAGGCAACCCCGAGATGAGCTTCAGGATGAAGCCCGCAAACGTTATCGTACTACTGTGGAGTTATGGCTCGCTAAACTggcccaacaagtggtatcagagccaagtTGGAACGGTCCGTGTCAATCTGCGATGGACTCCAAGACGGGCCTAGGAAGAGGCagaagtggtatcagagccaagtTAGAACGGTCCATGTCAATCTGCGATGGACTCCAAGACGGGCCTAGGAAGAGGCAGAAAGGCGACCCCGGGATGAGCTTAAGGATGAAGCCCGCAAACGTTATCATACTATTGTGAAATTATGACTCGCTTAACTGGCccaacatatgtatatatgtgtatgtatatagtatTCCACGATATTGGATTGTATTGCTGTAGTAAAAGATCCGGGATACGCATAGCCAAATATTATTCCTtccatttattatataatttgtgataatatatattttggatcttGATAACATTTATGTCCCGTATATTATGTCACAATAAATACATCATTTAGACGGTTAAATATATAAGATACTATCACGTAACCGTCGTGCAAGACAGCTATCTCTTTATAATCTAGTGGTCCCACTTTATTTTATGTTGATTCCTCGATATACATCACAGATTTTATTTAAAGTGTCCAAAATTGTGTCATATAATTTGTcacaattatataatttaatattgtttattAACATCAAATTAACTTAATATtgtttgttttatatttgtgtCTTCAATAAACATCAAATTAACTTCTAATAAAATTGAAGCATTAATACCATACTGCCATCTTTTGAAAACTCCAAAACTTTTCTTAGCTTTCTTCCACTTATTTTTGGGTATATACTCCTTATAAATATAGCTATATTCTCTCACTCATTTCTCTGTATCATCGGTCAATACACTGAAAAAAGATTGGGAAAAATGAAGGAAAAACCTTCTAATTCTTTATCGTCTCGTGCAAATTCTAAATCTTCTTCCATCCATTCATCAACTCAACGCATTCCTCCACTCAAAAATTCCTTTAGTAAGAAGAAGAGGGATATCGTTCAAAATGGTAATCGAGCCCCAATCCACAGAACTTCCATTTACAAAGGAGTTACTAGGTACATATCTTGATCATTtacgcgcacacacacacatatgtgtatgtgtttgtgtgtgtgtattgagTTTTTGTGTGTTGTATGTATAGTCGAATCTCGATAAATTGATACTCTcgaaaattaagtaatttattcaTTCAAAAagagtttttattatttattaagagTATATATTGATCATCTTTACAATGTTcgatcatgtatatatatactgagaattaattttattattatttgattgttgattaacatatattaatggCAGGCATAAATTTACAAGGAGGTTTGAGGCTCATCTATGGGACAAGGATTCTTGGACCACCCAGCATAAAAAGAAAGGGAGACAAagtattatcaattaaattttattatatttaaattatcaattaaattttttttgtataataatttACGATAAAATTTTAGAGATGTATGATATTTCCTTAATTTGGTTATTATTA
This genomic window contains:
- the LOC108226256 gene encoding probable purple acid phosphatase 20 — encoded protein: MAVLRIVVILVFAIVSLNSKCSFSSYERPPPRTSVFVSRDHSLDSTSPEQVHISLVESDKMRISWITEDPIQPIVTYATSPGLSNAHSATGTSSSYKFISYSSGNIHNVVIGPLNANTTYYYLCGPSNSTVFSFKTPPSDFPIKFGVSGDLGQTGWTQTTLEHISKSNYDVFLLPGDLAYADYDQPLWDSFGRLVQPLASQRPWMVTQGNHEVEELSANQTFISYNARWRMPYDESASTSNLYYSFQVAGVHIIMLGSYTDFSVGSEQYNWLKSDLSKVDKSITPWIVAVIHAPWYNSNFAHRGEAASVDMKAAMEDLLYGANVDIVFAGHVHAYERFTQVYMDEADKCGPVHITIGDGGNHEGLATKFIDPQPTESLFREASFGHGTLEVVNASHALWTWHRNDDDEAVVADQLWLQSLVSHSAECQA